Genomic DNA from Pigmentiphaga litoralis:
TCGAATCGAGTGCGGGATTGATCTCGCCCTTCGATCGTTACGGCTATCCCTTTCTGCTTGCCCTGTTCGGGGGCGGAATGATCACCATCGTCGCGGCGCCGCGCTATCGCGGCCATGCCGAAGTCATCGTGTACACGGGCGCGTCGATCTACTTCATTGGCGCGCTGTTTTCGTTCACGGTCATCCAGGCCGACAACCGCATCTACACCGTCGCGAACACCCTGCAGTGGATGCCCATCATGTATGTGGCGGCCTTCGTGCTGTTCCGCCACCGCGTCGCCATCATCATGTCGGTCAGCATTTTCGTGCTGGCCATGCTGCCCAGCGTCGTCATCCTGGCCCTGTATGGCCCGGGCTATTGGGACGTGACGGTGGCCGGCCTGCTGATCAACGCCTACACCGCCCATATCCTGATCCTGATTGCCTTGTCCTTGGTCGCGGTGCTGGACCGTGAATACGAACGCGCGGCCTTGCTGGCGCGCAGCATGGAAACGGCGGCCCTGACGGACGGATTGACCGGCATCGCCAATCGCCGCGGACTGGACCAGGTGTTCACGGGGCTGTCGGAAAAACCGGGCGTCATGGTCGGCCTGATCCTGGTCGACGTGGATCACTTCAAACGCGTCAACGACATCTATGGCCATCTGGTTGGCGACGAGCTGCTGATCTTCCTGGTCCGCCACATCAACGATCAATTGAGTTCGACCGATGTGCTGGGCCGATGGGGCGGCGAAGAGCTGCTGGTCGTGTCGGTGGGCGTGGGCTATGACGGCACCGTGCAACTGGCCGAGCGCATTCGTGCGGTGATCTTCGCGGCGGCCCATCCGGTGGCCGGGCGCATCACGGTCAGCGCGGGCGTGACGGTCTGGACCAGCGGCACGCCCATTGCCGACGCTTTGCGGCAGGCCGACAAGGCGATGTACTGCGCCAAGACCCTGGGACGCGATCGGGTCGAGTGCCTGTAGCACAATGCGGGTTGGCATACAGAACCGGGATGGATCGATGATGAAGACAGCCTGCGCGTTGATGGCGGCGTTGATGTGCTGCGCGGGATGCATTTCGGTGCCTGCCGGCGGCTCGCCCACTCCCGCCCCGGCATGCCCGTTCGGCCAGTCCAGCGGCAGCTGCACCCCCGATCGCGACAGCAATTTCTGCCCGCCAGGGGATGCACGCAAGGGGGCGTGCAAGGTGCGGTAGGGGGCCGGCTGGGTCGGCTGTTGCGTGGGCTGTTGGTGCCGCGGCGCAACGGCCGTTACAGCAGCGGTCACGCACGCAGTAAACTTGCGGGTTGTCCGCGCTTCACCTGGCAGAATGCTTTGACACCTTCACACCTTCCGCCCGACGGGCGGGATTGGCGCCTGTGCGTCGCACCCATGATCGATTGGACAGACCGGCATTGCCGTTACTTCCATCGGCTGCTCGCGCCTCGTGCACGGCTGTACACCGAAATGATCACCACCGGCGCGCTGGCGTACAG
This window encodes:
- a CDS encoding GGDEF domain-containing protein; translation: MNGLLGRRRRLIISAMCACAGVVVGLLWVFESSAGLISPFDRYGYPFLLALFGGGMITIVAAPRYRGHAEVIVYTGASIYFIGALFSFTVIQADNRIYTVANTLQWMPIMYVAAFVLFRHRVAIIMSVSIFVLAMLPSVVILALYGPGYWDVTVAGLLINAYTAHILILIALSLVAVLDREYERAALLARSMETAALTDGLTGIANRRGLDQVFTGLSEKPGVMVGLILVDVDHFKRVNDIYGHLVGDELLIFLVRHINDQLSSTDVLGRWGGEELLVVSVGVGYDGTVQLAERIRAVIFAAAHPVAGRITVSAGVTVWTSGTPIADALRQADKAMYCAKTLGRDRVECL